The Bacillota bacterium genome has a segment encoding these proteins:
- the hemB gene encoding porphobilinogen synthase, translating into MNFPNYRPRRLRKNENFRRMIRETKLSVDDLMYPLFVAPGEGFKKEISSMPGNYQMSVDLIIEEAKEVKDLGIPAVLLFGIPSVKDEVGSEAYDEHGVVQNAIRALKKEVPELLVVTDVCLCEYTSHGHCGVIRDGEILNDITLELLAKEALSHAEAGADMVAPSDMMDGRVAAIRSNLDENGYQDVPIMAYSAKHASALYGPFREAAESTPQFGDRRSYQMDAANGLEALREVALDIEEGADIVMVKPALSCLDLIYAIKKEFGYPTAAYNVSGEFSMVKAAAEKDWIDEKRVVLEILTGIKRAGADIIITYHAKDAAKWLNE; encoded by the coding sequence GTGAATTTTCCAAATTATAGACCGCGTAGACTGCGCAAGAACGAAAACTTTAGAAGGATGATCAGGGAGACAAAGCTAAGTGTTGATGACCTTATGTATCCGCTTTTTGTCGCTCCGGGCGAGGGGTTTAAAAAAGAGATATCATCAATGCCCGGGAACTATCAGATGTCAGTAGACTTAATCATTGAAGAGGCGAAAGAGGTCAAAGACTTAGGCATCCCTGCCGTTTTGCTATTTGGCATACCTTCGGTAAAAGATGAGGTGGGCTCAGAGGCGTACGATGAGCACGGCGTTGTGCAAAACGCAATCAGGGCTTTAAAGAAGGAAGTGCCCGAGCTATTAGTTGTAACAGATGTGTGTCTCTGCGAGTATACGAGCCACGGCCACTGCGGTGTGATTAGAGACGGCGAGATACTAAACGATATAACACTTGAGCTTTTAGCAAAAGAGGCTCTCTCTCACGCAGAAGCCGGGGCAGACATGGTTGCGCCATCCGACATGATGGATGGCCGGGTCGCTGCAATCCGCTCTAATCTTGATGAAAACGGTTACCAGGATGTCCCGATCATGGCGTACTCTGCTAAGCACGCGTCGGCTCTTTACGGCCCATTTAGGGAAGCGGCCGAGTCGACTCCACAGTTTGGCGACCGCAGGTCTTATCAGATGGATGCTGCAAACGGCCTTGAGGCTCTGCGCGAAGTTGCACTCGATATCGAAGAGGGCGCAGATATCGTTATGGTAAAGCCGGCGTTAAGTTGCCTAGATCTTATCTATGCAATAAAAAAAGAGTTCGGCTATCCAACAGCGGCATATAATGTAAGTGGCGAGTTTTCAATGGTAAAAGCCGCCGCCGAGAAAGACTGGATAGATGAGAAACGTGTGGTTCTTGAGATACTTACCGGCATTAAAAGAGCCGGCGCAGACATAATCATTACATACCACGCAAAAGATGCAGCCAAATGGCTGAATGAGTAG
- the cobA gene encoding uroporphyrinogen-III C-methyltransferase yields MLNGKVYLVGAGPGDPKLITLRGLECIAQADVIIYDRLATNLLFEHARPDAEFIYVGKAEGKHSVKQEDINLMLVEKAKEGKIVTRLKGGDPLIFGRGGEEALVLHEAGIEFEFVPGVSAGNAVPAYAGIPVTHRGVTSTVAYVTGHEDPSKPTTDIDWKSLVGIGTIVFYMGMRNLPSIVEQLTKNGRDKSTPVAIVRWGTTPQQQTVIGTLEDIVGKVEEAKLKAPSLIIVGDVVRLREKLCWYEKKPLFGKRILITRAKEQAKAFSELIAELGGQAIEVPTIEITDPDSFENIDRALDRLETGAGYDWVIFTSANGVRFFVKRMRELKKDIRILAGAKVAVIGPATAKAVKRLLINIDITPKEFVAEGLIEEFKQIGIAGQNFLIPRAKVARDILPDTLREMGGEVDVVEVYQTVLDEAAASRIKKLIAEKSIDIATFTSPSTINNFVEILGLDFKELMKDITVAVIGPVTKDAVEKFGLKVDVVAEEYTIPGLVNAIAKRQKKQGTFLKN; encoded by the coding sequence ATCTTGAACGGTAAAGTGTACTTAGTCGGGGCAGGGCCCGGCGATCCAAAACTCATAACTCTAAGAGGGCTTGAGTGTATCGCTCAAGCCGATGTCATAATATACGACCGCTTGGCAACCAATCTTCTCTTCGAGCATGCCAGGCCGGACGCTGAGTTTATATACGTAGGCAAGGCGGAAGGTAAGCATTCGGTAAAGCAGGAAGATATAAACTTGATGCTTGTTGAAAAGGCCAAAGAAGGCAAAATAGTCACGCGCCTTAAAGGTGGTGATCCGCTTATCTTCGGGCGTGGTGGTGAAGAGGCGCTGGTTTTACATGAGGCCGGCATCGAGTTCGAGTTTGTTCCAGGTGTATCGGCTGGAAACGCGGTTCCGGCCTATGCTGGAATACCGGTCACACACCGTGGCGTTACATCAACAGTTGCCTATGTCACCGGGCACGAGGATCCGTCAAAGCCAACAACTGATATCGACTGGAAGAGTCTTGTCGGTATCGGCACCATCGTCTTTTACATGGGGATGAGAAATCTTCCCTCGATTGTTGAGCAACTTACTAAAAACGGGCGGGATAAAAGCACGCCGGTTGCCATCGTGCGCTGGGGGACAACCCCGCAGCAGCAGACAGTAATCGGCACGCTTGAAGATATCGTAGGCAAGGTTGAGGAGGCAAAACTTAAAGCTCCCAGCTTGATAATTGTTGGAGATGTTGTGCGTTTGCGTGAAAAGCTTTGCTGGTATGAGAAGAAACCGCTCTTTGGCAAGCGGATTCTTATCACACGCGCCAAAGAGCAGGCAAAAGCGTTCTCGGAGCTTATAGCTGAGCTTGGCGGCCAAGCCATCGAGGTCCCAACAATAGAGATCACTGATCCGGATAGCTTTGAAAATATTGATAGGGCTCTTGACCGGCTGGAAACCGGAGCAGGCTACGATTGGGTTATCTTCACTAGCGCAAATGGGGTTCGCTTCTTTGTGAAGCGGATGCGAGAGCTTAAAAAGGATATCAGAATACTTGCTGGGGCAAAAGTTGCGGTAATTGGGCCGGCCACAGCCAAAGCAGTTAAGAGACTTCTTATAAATATCGATATTACACCTAAGGAATTTGTGGCTGAGGGCTTAATAGAAGAATTTAAACAAATTGGGATAGCGGGACAAAACTTTCTTATCCCAAGAGCAAAGGTTGCAAGAGATATTCTTCCTGATACGCTGCGCGAGATGGGCGGGGAGGTCGATGTGGTCGAAGTGTACCAAACCGTGCTGGATGAGGCGGCAGCTTCCAGGATAAAGAAGCTGATTGCCGAGAAAAGCATCGATATAGCAACCTTCACAAGCCCGTCAACGATAAATAACTTTGTGGAGATTCTTGGGCTCGATTTTAAGGAGCTCATGAAGGATATAACAGTTGCTGTTATCGGTCCGGTAACAAAAGATGCAGTGGAGAAGTTTGGGCTAAAAGTAGATGTAGTCGCCGAGGAATACACTATCCCCGGCCTAGTCAACGCAATAGCGAAAAGACAGAAAAAACAGGGGACGTTCCTGAAAAACTGA
- the hemC gene encoding hydroxymethylbilane synthase: protein MTRKKYIIGTRGSKLALWQSEHVAAILKEKAGVDVELQIIKTQGDKILDVALAKIGDKGLFVKEIETALLEGEVDLAVHSSKDVPTQIPDGLVLGAFLKRADPRDVLISKSGKGLDELPAGSVVGTSSLRRIAQVLNRRPNLRIKDVRGNLDTRLRKMEEGQFDAIILAAAGLDRMGWNQGITERISSEVMLSAVGQGAIAVEVREGDEDILELMKHLEDTKTRAAVTAERALLRELEGGCQIPIGALGVVENEALKLDGMVANLDGSKLIRSRIEGEPKDADRLGTELANKLKAMGADEILAEVRTEAVCAPKPMHTNG from the coding sequence GTGACAAGGAAGAAGTATATCATAGGAACACGCGGGAGCAAGCTTGCTCTCTGGCAATCAGAGCACGTGGCCGCGATTCTGAAAGAAAAGGCCGGTGTTGATGTCGAACTTCAAATTATCAAGACCCAAGGGGATAAAATTCTTGATGTTGCCCTTGCAAAGATTGGAGACAAGGGACTTTTTGTAAAAGAAATCGAAACTGCGCTTCTTGAGGGAGAGGTCGATCTTGCGGTACATAGCAGCAAAGACGTTCCGACACAGATTCCCGACGGGCTGGTGCTTGGTGCGTTTTTAAAACGTGCCGACCCACGAGACGTTCTGATATCAAAAAGCGGGAAGGGTTTAGATGAATTGCCTGCCGGATCAGTGGTTGGGACAAGCTCACTTAGGAGGATTGCCCAAGTGCTGAACCGCAGGCCTAATTTACGCATAAAAGATGTGCGGGGCAATTTAGATACCCGCCTTCGTAAGATGGAAGAGGGCCAGTTTGATGCAATTATTCTTGCAGCAGCAGGTTTAGATAGAATGGGCTGGAATCAGGGCATAACCGAGCGTATCTCATCTGAAGTAATGCTTTCAGCTGTCGGTCAGGGAGCTATCGCAGTTGAGGTTCGAGAAGGCGATGAAGATATACTTGAACTCATGAAACATCTTGAGGATACGAAGACCCGGGCTGCGGTAACTGCTGAGCGGGCGCTTCTTCGGGAGCTCGAAGGCGGATGCCAAATTCCAATTGGTGCGCTTGGTGTGGTCGAGAATGAAGCGTTGAAACTCGACGGAATGGTTGCAAACCTGGATGGCTCAAAATTAATCCGCAGTCGTATTGAAGGAGAACCCAAGGATGCCGACAGGCTTGGCACCGAGCTTGCAAATAAGCTAAAGGCAATGGGTGCAGATGAGATCTTAGCCGAAGTAAGAACCGAAGCAGTGTGCGCACCAAAACCAATGCATACGAACGGTTAA
- the hemA gene encoding glutamyl-tRNA reductase, producing MHIILIGLSHKTAPVEIRETVTFPEQILSDALHMLTGYPSINEAVILSTCNRMEIYAVANDLDKGKDEVIQFISDYHNIVRSKLERYLYFREGKNAILHLFRVAGSLDSMVLGEAQIQGQVKNAYDAAFEAEATSTIMNRLFRHALLAGKRVRTETEIGESAVSVSYAAVELAKKVFENLAGRTCMLIGAGEMIELTATHLVANGVTKVIVTNRTYERAESLADKYKGTAVKFSDFIDHMVHADIVISSTGAPHYVVTKDHVAKVMHKRKNKPIFFIDIAVPRDIDPEVANLYNVFAYDIDDLDAVVQTNLEERKKAAQIAEKIVEVEVANFSSWLSSLEVSPTIAMLRREAEEIRLKELEKHLRKLPNLSDAEINILNALTSAIINKILHKPIVKLKESANRKDGYLYVESLKYLFDIQDESGQDEEETAESSQLSAVSHQLSARIKN from the coding sequence ATGCATATAATACTTATCGGCCTTAGTCACAAGACAGCTCCTGTTGAAATCAGGGAAACAGTGACTTTCCCGGAGCAGATATTGTCAGATGCCCTGCATATGCTAACTGGATACCCAAGCATAAATGAAGCGGTTATTCTGTCGACCTGCAATCGCATGGAAATATATGCCGTTGCAAACGATCTCGATAAAGGAAAGGATGAAGTAATCCAGTTTATCAGCGATTACCATAATATCGTTCGCAGCAAGCTTGAGAGATATCTTTATTTCCGAGAGGGTAAAAACGCTATACTTCACCTATTTAGGGTAGCTGGAAGCCTTGACTCAATGGTCCTTGGTGAGGCCCAAATACAGGGCCAGGTAAAAAATGCTTACGATGCGGCTTTTGAGGCCGAGGCGACTTCTACGATTATGAACCGCCTATTTCGCCATGCACTTCTTGCAGGCAAGAGGGTCAGAACCGAAACAGAAATCGGCGAGAGCGCGGTTTCCGTCAGCTATGCCGCCGTTGAGCTTGCGAAAAAGGTCTTTGAGAACCTTGCCGGAAGGACCTGCATGCTGATTGGTGCAGGCGAGATGATCGAGCTTACTGCGACGCATTTGGTTGCAAACGGAGTTACCAAGGTCATCGTTACCAATCGCACGTATGAGCGGGCGGAAAGCCTTGCCGATAAATACAAGGGTACTGCTGTAAAGTTCTCCGACTTTATCGATCATATGGTTCACGCCGATATTGTTATTAGCTCGACCGGTGCACCACACTACGTCGTAACTAAAGATCACGTAGCTAAGGTTATGCATAAAAGAAAAAACAAACCCATCTTTTTCATCGATATTGCCGTTCCCAGGGATATCGACCCCGAGGTTGCAAATCTCTATAATGTATTTGCCTACGATATTGACGACCTTGATGCTGTTGTTCAGACAAACCTTGAAGAGAGGAAGAAGGCAGCTCAAATTGCGGAGAAGATAGTAGAAGTTGAAGTTGCAAACTTTAGCTCTTGGCTCTCGTCGTTGGAGGTATCCCCAACGATTGCAATGCTCAGGCGAGAAGCCGAGGAAATAAGGTTAAAAGAGCTTGAGAAACATCTAAGAAAGCTTCCCAACCTTTCAGATGCTGAAATAAACATACTTAACGCTTTGACAAGTGCGATAATAAACAAGATCCTTCATAAACCAATTGTTAAGCTGAAAGAAAGTGCCAATCGCAAAGATGGATATCTTTACGTGGAATCATTAAAATATCTTTTCGACATTCAGGATGAGAGCGGGCAAGACGAAGAAGAGACTGCCGAAAGCAGCCAACTGTCAGCTGTCAGCCATCAGCTATCGGCAAGAATAAAGAATTAA
- a CDS encoding bifunctional precorrin-2 dehydrogenase/sirohydrochlorin ferrochelatase yields MAFYPLYVDIEGKKCVVIGGGDVAERKVASLVECGADVEVVSPKFTPELERLAKEGRIKAKRRGYQPGDLAGATLAIVATNDGELNKLVHREASENNIPVNVVDTPELCSFIVPSTVRRGDLVISISTSGSCPALAKNIRKQLQQLFGEEYGRYCEILRNFRARVADKYDDPGERKQALNRLIDSDIVELIREGKDREVEERVRSCI; encoded by the coding sequence ATGGCTTTTTATCCTTTATATGTAGATATTGAAGGCAAGAAATGCGTTGTTATTGGTGGAGGGGATGTTGCTGAAAGAAAGGTTGCTTCGCTAGTCGAGTGCGGAGCAGATGTAGAGGTAGTAAGTCCTAAGTTTACGCCGGAGCTTGAGCGGCTTGCTAAAGAGGGCCGTATTAAGGCAAAAAGACGTGGTTATCAGCCAGGTGATTTAGCAGGCGCAACTCTTGCGATTGTTGCAACCAATGACGGTGAGTTAAATAAGTTGGTTCACCGCGAAGCAAGTGAAAACAACATACCGGTTAACGTAGTAGATACACCCGAACTTTGTTCCTTCATCGTACCTTCAACAGTTCGCAGAGGAGATCTTGTTATAAGCATCTCGACCAGTGGAAGTTGCCCAGCCCTAGCAAAAAATATCCGCAAGCAGTTACAGCAGTTATTTGGGGAAGAATACGGTCGGTATTGCGAGATTTTAAGAAACTTTCGCGCGAGAGTTGCCGATAAATACGATGACCCTGGAGAAAGGAAACAGGCTTTAAATAGATTAATCGATTCGGATATCGTAGAGTTGATAAGAGAAGGTAAAGATAGAGAGGTTGAGGAAAGAGTAAGGTCATGCATATAA
- a CDS encoding cytochrome c biogenesis protein, which yields MEKLTIVLFWLALISGIASSLAYIGNFVAKAERRVHTYTAVGSALGAFALLLAVIFIRANTLGVAKTAGPFTIRIIFAAFIIGVFLLVESIYAGKSSKVKAFGMVVMPVAVLLQFLAWHSYGVTEELSEQLNSYWVGIHVTFAVLAYASMTVALAIAIAYLLQEKQLRAMRGKKPGKIFRKLPSLEISDELCHKSIAFSFAFLTLVVATGVIRAEMLPEWSQWFMDPKILMAITTWLIYGGYLIVRESFGWQGKRANMFAVVGFAVGIITYLIGNTGIIPSIHSYGGGLG from the coding sequence TTGGAAAAGCTAACCATAGTATTGTTCTGGCTAGCCTTAATATCTGGAATTGCCAGCAGTCTGGCTTATATAGGAAACTTTGTAGCAAAGGCGGAGCGCCGGGTACACACCTACACTGCGGTCGGCTCTGCTCTTGGTGCTTTTGCTCTCTTACTTGCCGTTATATTTATAAGAGCCAATACCTTAGGGGTTGCAAAGACGGCCGGGCCTTTTACAATACGCATTATTTTTGCTGCATTTATTATTGGGGTATTTCTCCTGGTCGAGTCAATTTATGCAGGCAAAAGCTCTAAAGTTAAGGCGTTTGGCATGGTTGTTATGCCGGTGGCCGTGTTGCTGCAGTTTTTAGCCTGGCATTCGTATGGTGTAACCGAAGAATTGAGCGAGCAGCTTAACAGCTATTGGGTTGGAATCCATGTCACATTTGCCGTCTTAGCATATGCGTCTATGACGGTAGCTCTAGCAATAGCCATAGCTTACCTGCTTCAGGAAAAACAGCTGCGCGCAATGCGTGGGAAAAAACCGGGCAAGATTTTCCGTAAGTTACCGTCGCTTGAAATATCAGATGAGCTCTGCCACAAATCTATCGCTTTTAGCTTTGCCTTCTTAACTTTGGTGGTTGCAACAGGAGTTATAAGGGCTGAGATGCTACCCGAGTGGTCGCAGTGGTTTATGGATCCAAAGATTCTTATGGCTATTACCACGTGGCTGATTTATGGGGGCTATCTCATAGTAAGGGAGTCTTTTGGATGGCAGGGTAAAAGGGCAAACATGTTTGCAGTTGTCGGATTTGCAGTAGGCATTATAACGTATCTAATAGGAAACACAGGCATTATCCCGAGCATCCATAGCTATGGTGGAGGTCTCGGCTAA
- a CDS encoding CcmD family protein: MELREAIPYVVAAYMGIWVVLFAYVFVASSKISGLKKELDALTKAIEKKS; the protein is encoded by the coding sequence GTGGAGCTTAGGGAAGCCATACCTTATGTAGTCGCGGCGTATATGGGCATATGGGTAGTCCTGTTTGCCTATGTGTTTGTCGCCAGCAGCAAAATCAGCGGACTTAAGAAAGAGCTGGATGCTCTAACTAAAGCTATTGAGAAGAAAAGCTAA
- the ccsA gene encoding cytochrome c biogenesis protein CcsA, whose product MEKATKSLFVIAAILLLTGLAFAFFVAPEVVIEKDGKEVSIFSQKIFYYHVPIAETSLLAFIVAAVFGALFLSKKNRKYDFLSHASVELGFLFGALVMWTGDIWTRSEWGTWWEWEPRLTTYLVLMLLYSGYFVLRSAISEESAKARLAAAYSVIAAVTVPLTFFAIRLIPSVHPVVFDSSGAKMEPPMLAAFLISMFGMSVLYVAFLLMRYQIFMIREEIDYLKNEVGG is encoded by the coding sequence ATGGAAAAGGCTACAAAATCGCTGTTTGTCATTGCTGCTATTTTGTTACTTACCGGTTTGGCGTTTGCCTTCTTTGTGGCACCAGAGGTTGTAATAGAAAAGGATGGCAAAGAGGTCTCCATATTTAGCCAAAAAATTTTTTATTACCATGTGCCGATAGCGGAGACATCACTTTTAGCCTTTATAGTCGCTGCGGTGTTTGGCGCACTATTTCTTAGCAAAAAGAACCGGAAATATGATTTTTTAAGCCACGCCTCCGTTGAGCTTGGCTTTCTTTTTGGGGCTCTTGTCATGTGGACGGGAGACATCTGGACCCGCTCCGAGTGGGGTACCTGGTGGGAATGGGAGCCAAGGCTTACCACATATCTTGTCCTGATGCTTCTATACTCAGGCTATTTTGTTCTTCGCTCGGCGATTAGTGAGGAGAGTGCAAAGGCACGCCTTGCAGCAGCTTATTCTGTTATCGCTGCAGTTACAGTGCCTCTGACTTTCTTTGCAATAAGACTTATCCCATCTGTTCATCCGGTGGTATTCGATAGCTCAGGTGCAAAGATGGAGCCGCCTATGCTTGCGGCATTTCTCATATCGATGTTTGGGATGAGCGTGCTTTACGTTGCATTTCTTCTGATGCGATACCAAATATTTATGATCAGAGAAGAGATAGATTACTTAAAGAATGAAGTTGGGGGTTAA
- a CDS encoding heme exporter protein CcmB produces MSAGRQIGAIIKKDIIAELRTKEMVITMFLFIMLIMVAFKYAFGDSADFASYAGGLLWVAFLFTALLGLNRSFVHEKDEGCLEGLLLSPIDRPNIFFGKAIGNFIFLTIVEVIAIPLYMILFKLSIEGSIWMFIGAILLSNIGICAVGTLLSTISINTKMRDMLLPLIFLPVILPVLAGAVISSSGIMAGVDGAKFANVMDAMKLLVVCDILYLLVAYALYDFVIGE; encoded by the coding sequence GTGTCTGCCGGACGACAAATCGGAGCCATCATCAAAAAAGACATAATCGCCGAGCTCAGGACCAAGGAAATGGTCATTACGATGTTCCTTTTTATTATGCTTATTATGGTCGCTTTTAAATATGCGTTTGGCGATTCCGCCGATTTTGCCAGCTACGCCGGCGGCCTTCTCTGGGTGGCTTTTCTTTTTACAGCGCTTTTAGGTCTGAACAGGTCTTTCGTTCATGAGAAGGATGAGGGTTGTCTGGAGGGTCTGCTTCTCTCACCGATAGACCGACCGAATATATTCTTTGGTAAAGCCATCGGCAATTTTATTTTTCTAACCATTGTAGAGGTCATAGCCATTCCCCTTTATATGATTTTGTTCAAGCTCTCAATAGAGGGTTCGATTTGGATGTTTATTGGAGCTATACTCTTAAGTAATATAGGGATATGTGCCGTTGGAACTTTGCTTTCAACCATATCGATTAATACAAAAATGAGGGATATGTTGCTGCCGCTTATTTTTCTACCGGTGATTTTGCCAGTTCTGGCAGGCGCCGTTATATCCAGTAGCGGGATTATGGCTGGGGTAGACGGTGCAAAGTTTGCAAACGTGATGGATGCAATGAAATTGCTGGTAGTTTGTGATATACTGTACTTACTGGTAGCTTATGCCCTCTACGATTTTGTTATAGGGGAGTGA
- a CDS encoding ABC transporter ATP-binding protein: MEVKELSKVFGKRKVLDKVSFELEKGGFLSLFGPNGAGKTTLVKIISTLIAPTSGEIRVAGMDPRKNSAAIRAKIGLISHSPLLYLDLNAEENLRFYGTLYGVSNLNERIDELLDQVELGHRRYDLVRTYSKGMTQRLAIARAILHKPSVLLLDEPHTGLDPHAVDIFENLLDSIRANHTFIMITHNIERGLALCSKAMILYNGQIVFYQDKKELDIRKFKNIYQQRVKGDS; encoded by the coding sequence ATTGAGGTAAAAGAGCTCTCGAAGGTTTTTGGTAAGAGGAAAGTCCTCGACAAGGTTTCATTTGAGCTCGAAAAAGGTGGTTTCCTCTCCCTTTTTGGTCCAAACGGAGCGGGGAAGACGACGCTTGTTAAGATAATCTCTACCTTAATCGCTCCGACCAGCGGCGAAATAAGGGTTGCCGGTATGGATCCGAGAAAAAACTCGGCCGCCATCCGGGCAAAAATTGGACTTATCTCACACAGTCCGCTTCTTTATCTGGACCTTAATGCTGAGGAAAACTTGAGGTTCTACGGCACTCTGTATGGTGTTTCTAACCTGAATGAGCGAATTGATGAGCTGCTTGACCAGGTAGAGCTGGGCCACCGCCGCTATGACCTGGTTAGAACCTACTCAAAAGGCATGACACAGCGCCTTGCAATCGCCCGTGCAATTCTTCATAAGCCATCGGTGCTTCTTTTAGACGAGCCGCATACCGGCCTTGACCCGCATGCGGTCGATATTTTTGAGAACCTGCTCGATAGCATCCGGGCCAACCATACCTTTATAATGATAACCCACAATATTGAGCGCGGTCTTGCTTTATGCTCTAAAGCTATGATTCTATATAACGGGCAGATCGTATTTTACCAGGACAAAAAAGAGCTTGATATTAGAAAATTTAAAAATATATACCAGCAACGCGTTAAGGGTGATTCGTAA
- the ccsA gene encoding cytochrome c biogenesis protein CcsA, protein MRYVGILALLVMIGLSIYTAYSYYVGNKIRKGEKQQKAASWGMIWQFVISTFASLVLLAAFINDDFTFGYVAEHSTRTMNIFYKISAFWAGHEGSLLLWIWMLSGYTAVLAYFNLKKTDKLKSQALYISNYVQLALLITTLAFTNPFKAADPQFAMMGNGVGLNPLLMHWAMVLHPPTLFMGYAGLTIPFAFAIAALIERDASNNWINQARGWTLFAWLFLTIGIWLGALWAYVVLGWGGFWGWDPVENASILPWLTGTALLHTFTIYRRRGGMKVWAVSLASLSFIMCVMATFITRSGLISSVHAFPDVRGDLVFAFGSMMVVATGLTLYLVNTRKQEFETQEFFNDFLSRHFTYYLNNFMLVVFTTIILLATVGGQLMGTEVKPAFYNALAQPLGLVYLLLLTICPYLGWTKTDGGKLLKQLIVPTVAAAAAAVLLATGWTSIQWTSKPWGFATIVAAVFSFVAVIQIFFITVGSRAKNRGVGFLTSLGSTIRNDRSLTGGYIGHLGMAIMFFGIAGSMLYVQETQPTLPNKAGSTVQAGDYQLVYKGLQQSQVPGEQRTDAIFNLIDSKNGGKLLGVVRPQITYHEVQQQQTAKASIYHQPFRDIFVVLNGIDNQGILALTVKVNPLISFVWIGSVILVFGTVIAMWPRAISVAEETEHVKKKKATGKKKKELVGAST, encoded by the coding sequence ATGCGTTATGTCGGAATACTTGCCCTTCTTGTAATGATTGGCCTTTCAATTTACACCGCTTACAGCTACTATGTCGGCAATAAGATCCGCAAGGGTGAAAAGCAACAAAAGGCTGCCAGCTGGGGCATGATTTGGCAGTTTGTCATCTCAACTTTTGCGAGCCTTGTCTTATTGGCTGCATTTATAAACGATGATTTTACGTTTGGCTATGTTGCTGAGCACTCGACCAGGACTATGAACATATTTTACAAAATCTCCGCATTCTGGGCGGGTCATGAGGGCTCGCTTCTTCTGTGGATATGGATGCTTAGCGGCTACACGGCGGTGCTCGCCTACTTTAACTTAAAGAAGACCGATAAGCTTAAATCTCAGGCCTTATATATATCAAACTATGTTCAACTTGCCCTGCTTATTACCACTTTGGCATTTACCAATCCGTTTAAAGCAGCCGACCCCCAGTTTGCTATGATGGGAAACGGTGTTGGTCTAAACCCGCTTCTTATGCACTGGGCGATGGTCCTTCATCCGCCTACACTTTTCATGGGGTATGCGGGGCTTACGATACCGTTTGCTTTTGCGATAGCTGCGCTTATTGAAAGAGATGCTTCGAATAACTGGATCAACCAGGCGCGCGGATGGACCCTCTTTGCCTGGCTATTCTTAACTATCGGTATCTGGCTGGGCGCTCTCTGGGCCTATGTTGTCCTTGGCTGGGGCGGATTCTGGGGCTGGGATCCGGTTGAGAATGCATCGATTCTGCCATGGCTTACGGGAACCGCATTGCTTCATACGTTTACGATTTATCGCCGCAGGGGCGGCATGAAGGTTTGGGCGGTCTCGCTTGCTTCGCTCTCATTTATTATGTGTGTGATGGCCACATTTATAACCCGATCAGGTCTTATATCATCCGTACATGCATTCCCAGATGTAAGAGGAGACCTCGTTTTTGCGTTCGGCAGTATGATGGTGGTAGCCACCGGCTTAACTCTGTACCTGGTCAATACCAGAAAGCAGGAGTTTGAGACGCAGGAGTTTTTCAACGACTTTCTCTCACGGCATTTTACCTATTATCTAAACAATTTTATGCTTGTAGTCTTTACGACGATTATCCTTCTTGCAACTGTTGGCGGACAGCTTATGGGAACAGAAGTAAAGCCTGCTTTTTACAACGCACTTGCGCAACCGTTAGGACTGGTGTATTTGTTGCTTTTAACCATTTGCCCTTATCTTGGCTGGACCAAGACCGACGGCGGAAAACTGCTTAAGCAGCTTATAGTGCCAACCGTGGCTGCTGCTGCAGCAGCTGTCTTACTTGCAACAGGTTGGACCAGCATTCAGTGGACCAGCAAGCCATGGGGTTTTGCGACTATAGTCGCTGCAGTATTTTCGTTTGTTGCAGTAATTCAAATCTTCTTTATAACGGTTGGCTCAAGGGCCAAAAACAGGGGAGTGGGTTTCTTAACTTCTCTTGGCTCGACAATTAGGAATGACCGCAGCCTGACTGGAGGTTATATAGGCCATTTGGGTATGGCGATCATGTTCTTCGGCATCGCCGGCTCAATGCTCTACGTACAGGAGACTCAGCCTACGCTTCCTAATAAAGCGGGAAGCACCGTTCAGGCCGGCGATTATCAGCTGGTTTATAAAGGCCTTCAGCAATCGCAAGTGCCAGGAGAGCAGAGAACAGATGCGATTTTCAACTTAATAGACAGTAAAAATGGCGGAAAGCTGCTTGGGGTGGTAAGGCCGCAGATAACCTACCACGAGGTCCAGCAGCAGCAAACTGCAAAAGCATCTATTTACCATCAGCCGTTCAGGGACATATTTGTCGTGTTAAATGGCATAGATAATCAGGGGATCCTTGCATTGACGGTTAAGGTTAACCCGCTTATTTCGTTTGTATGGATCGGCAGCGTCATCCTGGTTTTTGGTACGGTTATTGCGATGTGGCCGAGAGCTATCTCTGTTGCAGAAGAGACAGAACATGTTAAGAAGAAAAAAGCTACCGGTAAGAAGAAAAAAGAATTGGTGGGTGCAAGTACATAG